From a region of the Castanea sativa cultivar Marrone di Chiusa Pesio chromosome 10, ASM4071231v1 genome:
- the LOC142611923 gene encoding uncharacterized protein LOC142611923, with translation MSKHAVSAVLIRVQDGVQRLVYYVSKTLLDSKTQYLPLENMALALVRSTRKLLHYFQAHTVYILTKYPLQALLRMSNFTERTAKWGTRLGSFNVKYRPRNTFKGQVLVNFGAKFTPPIDDAHRVCQVSIWPWKVYVDGASNAHGVGIGIMLESLKGIKFEHSLKLGFQISNNEAKYKALVAGLRVAKLLEVMELEIYSDSRLLVSQVEANSEARDSRMADYLKLVHSLRACFGLVKVSCDFDYLPEFDGPHYLIHLRQNTPYWAEGSQEAYPQGNDQNKATNKAIVNRPKKRLESAKGKRAEELPNKLGAYQTMPRRSISETPFTMTFGIEVIIPVEVGLSNIRIVCFSPNINDMATTEQLDLLEENREIASIWLAYYQKKLSKGYNRNVRLREFVARDLVLRRVLGSIRDSSLEKLVPNWKGPYRVTVVASAEAYYLEDLEERLLPRPWNMSNLKKYFY, from the exons ATGTCTAAGCATGCCGTAAGTGCGGTACTGATAAGAGTTCAAGACGGAGTGCAGAGACTAGTATATTATGTTAGCAAGACTTTGTTAGATTCGAAGACCCAATATTTACCTTTGGAAAATATGGCATTAGCCCTGGTACGTTCTACAAGGAAGCTACTACACTACTTCCAAGCCCACACAGTGTACATTTTAACCAAGTATCCCTTACAAGCTTTGTTGAGAATGTCAAATTTCACGGAGAGGACAGCTAAGTGGGGTACAAGGCTAGGATCTTTTAATGTCAAGTACAGGCCAAGAAACACTTTCAAGGGACAGGTGCTAGTAAATTTTGGAGCGAAGTTCACTCCACCTATTGATGATGCACATAGGGTCTGCCAGGTCTCAATTTGgccttggaaagtgtatgtggatggggcgtcCAATGCTCACGGAGTTGGGATAGGTATAATGTTGGAGTCTCTTAAGGGTATAAAGTTCGAACACTCGCTCAAGTTGGGTTTCCAGATCTCGAACAATGAAGCTAAGTATAAAGCACTAGTGGCTGGACTCCGAGTAGCCAAGTTGCTAGAAGTTATGGAGTTGGAGATTTATTCAGATTCACGGTTGTTGGTAAGCCAAGTTGAGGCAAATTCGGAGGCAAGGGATTCAAGAATGGCGGATTACCTAAAGCTAGTGCATTCGCTGCGAGCATGTTTTGGTTTGGTGAAGGTATC CTGCGACTTTGACTACCTCCCTGAGTTTGATGGACCCCATTATCTCATTCATCTCAGACAGAACACTCCCTATTGGGCAGAAGGAAGTCAAGAAG CATATCCCCAAGGTAATGATCAGAATAAGGCTACGAACAAGGCTATTGTTAACAGACCGAAGAAGAGATTGGAGAGTGCCAAGGGAAAAAGGGCCGAAGAGTTACCTAACAAGCTGGGAGCCTACCAAACCATGCCTAGGAGATCCATAAGTGAAACCCCTTTCACCATGACTTTTGGGATAGAAGTAATAATACCCGTGGAGGTTGGCTTGTCAAACATAAGGATTGTATGTTTTTCCCCGAACATAAATGATATGGCCACGACCGAACAACTGGATCTCTTAGAGGAGAATAGAGAGATAGCATCTATTTGGTTGGCATATTACCAGAAGAAGTTATCTAAGGGGTACAATAGAAACGTGAGGCTGAGAGAATTCGTCGCAAGAGACCTTGTCTTGCGAAGGGTGCTGGGAAGTATAAGGGACTCAAGTTTAGAAAAACTAGTTCCAAATTGGAAAGGCCCATATCGAGTGACCGTTGTGGCTAGTGCTGAAGCTTACTACCTAGAGGATCTCGAGGAAAGGCTGCTCCCTCGGCCATGGAACATGAGCAATCTCAAGAAGTACTTTTATTGA